The following coding sequences are from one Epinephelus fuscoguttatus linkage group LG7, E.fuscoguttatus.final_Chr_v1 window:
- the LOC125892359 gene encoding galactose-specific lectin nattectin-like, with translation SVSISLIIFDCVVDVCCDPCKVCPPGWTLFEDHCYVYEHTAKTWGDAEASCIDQGGNLASIPDKRAFEFIKKIIHRATGKHSRAWIGGHDAPQEGKWLWSDGTKFGFTSWNAGQPDNYQQKEHCAEINPASMFNDLPCSFKNPYVCGKHV, from the exons AGTGTTTCTATTTCTCTAATCATCTTCGACTGTGTTGTAGACGTATGCTGTGACCCCTGTAAGGTCTGCCCTCCTGGTTGGACTCTGTTTGAAGATCACTGTTATGTGTACGAGCATACTGCAAAGACCTGGGGTGATGCAGAG GCTTCCTGTATTGACCAGGGTGGGAATCTGGCATCGATCCCTGACAAACGCGCGTTTGAATTCATAaaaaagataatccacagagcgACAGGCAAACATTCTCGTGCTTGGATTGGAGGACATGATGCGCCACAG GAAGGCAAGTGGCTTTGGAGCGATGGTACCAAGTTTGGTTTTACATCCTGGAATGCTGGGCAGCCCGACAACTATCAACAAAAAGAACACTGCGCCGAGATAAACCCTGCGA GTATGTTCAACGACCTGCCTTGCTCATTTAAGAATCCTTATGTTTGTGGCAAGCACGTGTGA